The window ATCGTAGACTATTCCCGGGCCCAAGGAGGACCTTGTTGAAGAAGATTGCGATTCTGGGATCCACAGGATCTGTGGGCCGCAAAGCCCTCTCCGTGGTTGAGCACCTGGGGGAGGGTTATGAGCTTTGCGGTTTGGCCGTTCATTCCAGTACAGAGGAATTGGAATCCCAGATCAGGCGATGGAAGCCCAAGGTCGCCGGAGTGATCGACCCAAGGGCGGGTGCAGCCCTGCGGGCAGAGCTCAAGGGCTGCGGCACAGAAATTTTCAGCGGTTCCGAGGCGCTTTCCGCAGTGGTTGAAAGCAGCGGGGCCGACACCTTGGTGGTGGCGACCACGGGCCGGGAGGCCTTGAGGCCGACCTATGAGGCCCTGGGCCGGGGGTTGCG of the Candidatus Omnitrophota bacterium genome contains:
- a CDS encoding 1-deoxy-D-xylulose-5-phosphate reductoisomerase, with product MKKIAILGSTGSVGRKALSVVEHLGEGYELCGLAVHSSTEELESQIRRWKPKVAGVIDPRAGAALRAELKGCGTEIFSGSEALSAVVESSGADTLVVATTGREALRPTYEALGRGLRVALASKELMVMAGQALDHRMKEGSGHILPVDSEHSAVFQCLDQHPLKELRRVLLTGTGGPFRGRTRAELADATPEQAVAHPKWRMGKKISVDSATLMN